The following are encoded together in the Parambassis ranga chromosome 20, fParRan2.1, whole genome shotgun sequence genome:
- the gfod1 gene encoding glucose-fructose oxidoreductase domain-containing protein 1 — protein sequence MLPGVGVFGTSLTARVIIPLLKNEGFAVKALWGRTQEEAEELAKEMNVPFYTNRIDDVLLHQDVDLVCINLPPPLTRQIAVKTLGIGKNVICDRTATPLDAFRMMSAAQYYPKLLSIMGNVLRFLPAFVRMKELLEEGYIGELLVCEAQVHSGSLLGKKYNWSCDDLMGGGGLHSVGSYIIDLLTFLTGQRAAKVHGFLKTFVKQTDHIRGIRQITSDDFCTFQMVLEGGACCTVTLNFNVPGDFRQEVIVVGTVGRLTVTGTDLYGQKNSGGGGSGGGPELLLKDTTPLEKASLPEKAFSDIPSPYLTGTIRMIQAVRQAFQDQDDRRTWDGRPLTMAATFEDCLYALCVVDTIKKSNQCGEWQNIVVMTEEPEISPAYLISEAMRRSRMSLYC from the exons ATGCTTCCCGGCGTCGGCGTGTTCGGCACCAGCCTGACCGCCAGGGTGATCATCCCGCTGCTGAAGAACGAAGGCTTCGCCGTCAAAGCGCTGTGGGGCCGGACgcaggaggaggcggaggagctGGCCAAGGAGATGAACGTACCGTTCTACACCAACCGGATCGACGACGTGCTGCTGCACCAGGACGTGGATCTGGTCTGCATCAACCTGCCTCCGCCTCTGACGCGGCAGATCGCCGTCAAAACACTAG GTATTGGCAAAAATGTCATCTGCGACAGGACCGCCACGCCTCTGGATGCCTTCCGAATGATGTCAGCCGCCCAGTACTACCCCAAGTTGCTGAGCATCATGGGAAACGTCCTACGTTTCTTGCCAGCCTTTGTTCGAATGAAGGAGCTGTTAGAAGAAGGGTACATCGGGGAACTTTTGGTCTGTGAAGCCCAG GTCCACAGCGGAAGTCTCCTGGGAAAGAAATACAACTGGAGCTGCGATGATCTGATGGGAGGCGGTGGTCTGCACTCGGTTGGCAGCTACATCATCGACCTTCTAACATTTCTGACGGGCCAGCGTGCAGCGAAAGTCCATGGCTTCCTCAAAACCTTCGTCAAACAGACGGACCACATCCGGGGAATCCGTCAGATCACCAGTGACGACTTCTGCACCTTTCAGATGGTACTGGAGGGAGGCGCCTGCTGCACCGTCACGCTGAACTTCAATGTTCCCGGAGACTTCCGACAAGAGGTGATAGTGGTAGGGACTGTTGGGAGGTTGACGGTCACTGGGACCGACCTGTATGGACAGAAGAACAGCGGTGGCGGAGGAAGCGGTGGTGGACCTGAGCTCCTCCTCAAAGACACCACGCCTCTGGAGAAGGCGTCCTTGCCGGAAAAAGCCTTCAGTGACATTCCGTCCCCTTATCTCACCGGAACGATCCGCATGATCCAGGCAGTGCGGCAGGCCTTTCAGGACCAAGACGACCGGAGGACGTGGGACGGCAGGCCTCTGACGATGGCCGCCACTTTTGAGGATTGTCTTTACGCTCTTTGCGTGGTGGATACAATCAAAAAGTCCAACCAGTGTGGGGAGTGGCAGAACATTGTGGTGATGACAGAGGAACCGGAGATCAGCCCGGCCTATCTGATCAGCGAGGCCATGCGACGGAGCAGGATGTCACTCTACTGTTAG